A single genomic interval of Lathyrus oleraceus cultivar Zhongwan6 chromosome 7, CAAS_Psat_ZW6_1.0, whole genome shotgun sequence harbors:
- the LOC127103679 gene encoding uncharacterized protein LOC127103679 produces MNPERKNIHNYKFVEPQLAVLRGLGACLNLGHKYDFKEAYGNLLGILNTEVNITVVHTLVQFYDPPLRCFTFQDYQLAPTLEEYSHILGIRIKNQVSYIRTKELPKYQDLTEVLHIGKKEVELNLKPNSGIHGFTSKFIVDKAIAFAEAGSWTTFNANLALLIYGIVLFPNMEEFVDLAAIHIFLTQNPIPTLLPDTYYSIHVRTHKKKWTIICCTSLLYRWFISHLPNKGPFVENKDNLKWSQRIMSLNAKDISWCSRVYDSVKLILNCGDFPNVPLLGTKGGISYNPRLALRQLGYPMVDKPDLKSVEGFFLCEGVEEPELIKKSVKAWGEICPQGREDMGKKNCIAKEAYTSWVKDRVSEILLSFPPEPSMNVKPFEPVNCLNSEVDELKKVIRTLEIENADLKSRLGKISLEKETLKFNLNQKRDRVRQADDEVQTEVFKRLKVGDTLKGTYASLIAKKKQLAETQYRASKAELEHMEQTKKLQSLLEACKKELKDEKSRTKQLEATLHQNQYEVNQRLEEILELKGKSHKNLEDTNIQVNRLLKISPTERIQL; encoded by the coding sequence ATGAATCCCGAGAGAAAGAACATCCACAATTACAAGTTTGTGGAACCTCAGTTGGCTGTCTTGAGAGGACTTGGGGCATGTTTAAATCTGGGGCACAAATATGATTTCAAGGAGGCCTATGGTAACCTTTTGGGCATTCTGAACACCGAAGTCAACATCACTGTTGTGCACACTCTTGTGCAATTCTACGATCCCCCACTGAGATGCTTTactttccaagattaccagttggcgcctacattggaagagtacTCGCATATTCTGGGTATTAGGATTAAGAACCAAGTGTCATACATTCGCACTAAGGAACTTCCTAAATATCAAGACCTTACTGAAGTTCTACACATAGGAAAAAAGGAAGTAGAACTGAACTTGAAACCAAATAGTGGAATTCATGGCTTCACCTCCAAGTTTATAGTGGACAAAGCTATTGCCTTCGCCGAAGCTGGGAGTTGGACGACCTTCAACGCCAATCTAGCTTTACTTATCTATGGTATCGTACTGTTTCCGAATATGGAGGAATTCGTAGACTTGGCTGCTATTCATATCTTCCTGACTCagaatcctattcctactcttCTTCCTGATACTTACTACTCCATCCATGTAAGGACTCATAAGAAGAAATGGACTATCATCTGTTGTACCTCTTTGCTGTATAGATGGTTTATTTCGCATCTACCCAACAAAGGCCCTTTTGTTGAGAACAAAGACAACTTGAAGTGGTCCCAGCGAATCATGTCCTTGAACGCCAAAGACATTTCTTGGTGTTCTCGAGTTTATGACAGTGTCAAGCTTATCCTCAACTGTGGGGATtttcctaatgtacctcttcttggtacaaaagGAGGAATCAGCTACAACCCGAGGTTAGCACTACGACAACTGGGATACCCTATGGTGGACAAGCCTGATCTCAAGAGTGTAGAAGGTTTTTTCTTATGTGAAGGGGTTGAAGAGCCAGAACTGATCAAGAAGAGTGTTAAGGCTTGGGGAGAAATTTGTCCTCAAGGAAGAGAAGATATGGGAAAGAAGAATTGTATCGCCAAGGAAGCTTACACCAGTTGGGTCAAAGACAGAGTCAGTGAGATTTTGTTGTCGTTCCCGCCTGAACCGTCCATGAATGTCAAGCCTTTTGAACCAGTGAACTGTCTAAATTCTGAAGTCGATGAATTGAAGAAGGTTATCAGGACCCTAGAGATAGAGAATGCTGATCTCAAATCTAGGCTTGGTAAGATCTCTTTGGAGAAAGAAACCTTGAAGTTCAATCTGAATCAGAAGAGAGATCGAGTTCGTCAAGCAGATGATGAGGTGCAAACCGAGGTATTCAAAAGACTCAAAGTGGGTGACACACTCAAAGGGACCTATGCCAGTTTGATAGCCAAAAAGAAGCAGTTAGCCGAAACTCAATACCGAGCTAGCAAAGCGGAACTTGAACACATGGAACAAACCAAGAAACTACAAAGTCTGCTAGAAGCTTGCAAGaaagagctgaaggatgagaAAAGCCGCACCAAGCAGCTAGAAGCCACCCTTCACCAGAATCAGTACGAGGTGAACCAGAGACTAGAAGAGATTCTAGAGCTAAAAGGGAAATCACATAAGAACCTGGAAGACACCAACATACAAGTGAATAGGCTCCTGAAGATCTCCCCAACCGAGAGAATACAGTTGTGA